In the genome of Nocardioides seonyuensis, one region contains:
- a CDS encoding DNA topoisomerase IB, producing MPRLRRTSPDQPGWTRRRAGKGFVYLDEHGARLTGEDAQRCKDLVIPPAWQDVWITPHANGHLQAVGTDDAGRRQYLYHPQWRSSRDAAKFERIIDFGKAMSRAREKVMTDLGAEGMSLERACAVAVRLLDLGYFRIGNDVYTDTHGSFGLTTLLREHVSKRAGKLRFCFVGKSGIEHCIDIDDPTVIEALDIMRRRRGGGDVLLAWKDGRQWRSLSPVQVNDYIRDTTGVEATAKDFRTWHATVIAAAALADTKEPGQSKASRKRAIAATMREVSEFLGNTPALARSAYVDPRVVEAYEKGRTIGTAVRRSYDTDDQRQAALERAVLRLLRS from the coding sequence GTGCCTCGCCTACGTCGTACCTCACCCGACCAGCCGGGATGGACCAGACGCCGCGCCGGCAAGGGCTTCGTCTACCTCGACGAGCACGGTGCGCGCCTCACCGGCGAGGACGCCCAGCGCTGCAAGGACCTCGTCATCCCCCCAGCGTGGCAGGACGTGTGGATCACCCCCCACGCCAACGGGCACCTCCAGGCCGTCGGCACCGACGACGCCGGCCGTCGGCAGTACCTCTACCACCCGCAGTGGCGCTCCAGCCGCGACGCTGCGAAGTTCGAGCGCATCATCGACTTCGGCAAGGCGATGTCCCGGGCGCGGGAGAAGGTGATGACCGACCTCGGCGCCGAGGGGATGAGCCTGGAGCGGGCCTGTGCGGTCGCGGTGCGGCTGCTCGACCTCGGCTACTTCCGCATCGGCAACGACGTCTACACCGACACCCACGGGTCCTTCGGGCTGACGACCCTGCTCCGCGAGCACGTGAGCAAGCGGGCGGGGAAGCTCAGGTTCTGCTTCGTCGGGAAGTCCGGCATCGAGCACTGCATCGACATCGACGACCCGACCGTCATCGAGGCGCTCGACATCATGCGCCGGCGCCGCGGCGGCGGCGACGTCCTGCTGGCGTGGAAGGACGGACGCCAGTGGCGCAGCCTGAGCCCCGTGCAGGTCAACGACTACATCCGCGACACGACCGGCGTCGAGGCGACCGCCAAGGACTTCCGCACCTGGCACGCCACCGTCATCGCCGCCGCTGCGCTGGCCGACACCAAGGAGCCCGGTCAGTCGAAGGCGTCCCGCAAGCGCGCGATCGCGGCCACGATGCGTGAGGTCTCCGAGTTCCTCGGCAACACCCCGGCGCTGGCGCGGTCGGCGTACGTCGACCCGCGCGTCGTCGAGGCCTACGAGAAGGGTCGGACCATCGGGACCGCCGTGCGCCGCAGCTACGACACCGACGACCAGCGGCAGGCCGCCCTCGAGCGCGCGGTCCTGCGACTGCTGCGCTCCTGA
- a CDS encoding citrate synthase 2 has product MTEVHHGLEGVVAFETQIAEPDKEGSSLRYRGVDIEDLVGRVPFENVWGLLVDGTYSPGLPPAEPYNIAIHTGDVRADVQASVAMLAPMLGMGQTYDISDEQARLDLSRVAVMVLSYAAQSARGLGKPVVPQAEVDAGKTLAEKFLIRWHGEADPKHAHAIDAYWSSAAEHGMNASTFTARVITSTGADVAAAFSGAIGAMSGPLHGGAPSRVLGMISDVEKSGDAEGYVKGLLDRGERLMGFGHRVYRAEDPRARVLRRTAKELDAPRYEVAEALEKAALAELRERRPDRVLETNVEFWAAIVLDFADVPAPMFTSMFTCARTGGWSAHILEQKMTGRLIRPSAVYAGPGTRPASEVDGWNDAWGK; this is encoded by the coding sequence ATGACCGAGGTTCACCACGGGCTCGAAGGTGTCGTCGCGTTCGAGACGCAGATCGCCGAGCCCGACAAGGAAGGCTCCTCGCTGCGCTACCGCGGCGTCGACATCGAGGACCTCGTGGGCCGGGTCCCCTTCGAGAACGTGTGGGGGCTGCTCGTCGACGGCACCTACTCCCCCGGGCTCCCACCGGCCGAGCCCTACAACATCGCCATCCACACCGGCGACGTGCGCGCCGACGTGCAGGCCTCGGTCGCGATGCTCGCGCCGATGCTGGGCATGGGCCAGACCTACGACATCTCCGACGAGCAGGCGCGCCTGGACCTCTCGCGCGTCGCGGTGATGGTGCTGTCGTACGCCGCCCAGTCGGCGCGCGGCCTCGGCAAGCCCGTCGTGCCCCAGGCCGAGGTCGACGCCGGCAAGACGCTGGCCGAGAAGTTCCTGATCCGCTGGCACGGCGAGGCCGACCCGAAGCACGCGCACGCCATCGACGCCTACTGGTCCTCGGCTGCCGAGCACGGCATGAACGCCTCCACCTTCACCGCGCGCGTCATCACCTCGACCGGCGCCGACGTGGCCGCCGCCTTCTCGGGTGCCATCGGCGCGATGTCGGGCCCCCTCCACGGCGGCGCCCCGTCACGCGTGCTCGGCATGATCTCCGACGTCGAGAAGTCCGGTGACGCCGAGGGCTACGTCAAGGGCCTCCTCGACCGCGGCGAGCGGCTGATGGGCTTCGGTCACCGCGTCTACCGCGCCGAGGACCCGCGTGCGCGCGTGCTCCGCCGTACCGCCAAGGAGCTCGACGCCCCGCGCTACGAGGTGGCCGAGGCGCTCGAGAAGGCCGCCCTCGCCGAGCTGCGCGAGCGCCGGCCCGACCGCGTCCTCGAGACCAACGTGGAGTTCTGGGCGGCGATCGTCCTCGACTTCGCCGACGTGCCGGCCCCGATGTTCACCTCGATGTTCACCTGCGCACGCACCGGCGGCTGGTCGGCCCACATCCTCGAGCAGAAGATGACCGGGCGCCTCATCCGCCCCTCGGCCGTCTACGCGGGCCCCGGCACGCGCCCTGCCAGCGAGGTCGACGGCTGGAACGACGCCTGGGGCAAGTAG
- a CDS encoding thiol-disulfide oxidoreductase DCC family protein: MERGLMLNDADCGFCMRTGRLVPRLGVDIDASTIQEADLTALGVDPARAVLEMPYVRPDGVVDYGHRAFASILRTGPLPARAAGWLMTTRVVEPVAIRAYRWVALNRHRLPGGTAACSLEDRL, from the coding sequence ATGGAGCGCGGGCTCATGCTCAACGACGCAGACTGCGGCTTCTGCATGCGCACCGGGCGGCTGGTCCCGCGGCTCGGGGTCGACATCGACGCCTCGACGATCCAGGAGGCCGACCTGACGGCCCTCGGCGTGGACCCTGCTCGCGCAGTGCTCGAGATGCCCTACGTGCGCCCGGACGGCGTCGTCGACTACGGCCACCGGGCCTTCGCCTCGATCCTGCGCACCGGTCCGCTGCCCGCGCGCGCGGCCGGTTGGCTGATGACGACCCGGGTCGTCGAGCCAGTGGCCATCAGGGCCTATCGATGGGTCGCCCTGAACCGCCACCGGCTGCCCGGCGGCACGGCTGCGTGCTCGCTCGAGGACCGTCTCTGA
- the serC gene encoding phosphoserine transaminase, giving the protein MTDARDLRIPADLLPADGRFGAGPSKIQTSHLDALAATGDKLLGTSHRQAPVKDTVGRVREGLAALFDLPEGYEVVLGNGGATAFWDIACFGLIREKSQHLTFGEFSSKFASSAKKAPWLAEPSVIASDPGSRPDPVAEEGVDAYAWAHNETSTAVMAPVRRPEGAADDALVLIDATSGAGGLPVDLDQVDAYYFAPQKCFASDGGLWIAIMSPRALARAEEIAAGDRYIPPFFDLPTAIDNSAKNQTYNTPSVATLFLMAEQLDWMNSQGGLKGMVERTTASSDALYGWAERTSFTTPYVTDPEHRSSVIGTIDFEDSIDAAQVAKVLRANGIVDTEPYRKLGRNQLRIAMYPAVDPADVEQLTRSIDWVVENL; this is encoded by the coding sequence ATGACCGACGCCCGCGACCTCCGCATCCCCGCTGACCTGCTGCCCGCCGACGGCCGTTTCGGCGCCGGCCCCTCCAAGATCCAGACGAGCCACCTCGACGCCCTCGCCGCCACCGGCGACAAGCTGCTCGGCACCTCGCACCGGCAGGCCCCGGTCAAGGACACCGTCGGTCGCGTGCGCGAGGGCCTGGCCGCGCTCTTCGACCTCCCCGAGGGCTACGAGGTCGTGCTCGGCAACGGCGGGGCCACGGCCTTCTGGGACATCGCGTGCTTCGGCCTGATCCGCGAGAAGAGCCAGCACCTCACCTTCGGGGAGTTCTCCTCCAAGTTCGCCAGCTCGGCGAAGAAGGCCCCGTGGCTGGCCGAGCCGAGCGTCATCGCCAGTGACCCCGGCTCGCGTCCCGATCCGGTCGCCGAGGAGGGCGTCGACGCCTACGCCTGGGCCCACAACGAGACGTCGACCGCAGTCATGGCGCCGGTGCGCCGCCCCGAGGGCGCGGCCGACGACGCCCTGGTGCTGATCGACGCCACCTCCGGCGCCGGCGGACTGCCCGTCGACCTCGACCAGGTCGACGCCTACTACTTCGCGCCGCAGAAGTGCTTCGCCTCCGACGGCGGCCTGTGGATCGCGATCATGTCGCCGCGGGCCTTGGCCCGGGCCGAGGAGATCGCAGCGGGCGACCGCTACATCCCGCCCTTCTTCGACCTTCCGACCGCGATCGACAACTCCGCCAAGAACCAGACCTACAACACCCCGTCCGTCGCGACGCTGTTCCTGATGGCCGAGCAGCTCGACTGGATGAACTCCCAGGGTGGCCTCAAGGGCATGGTCGAGCGGACCACCGCCTCCTCCGACGCGCTCTACGGCTGGGCCGAGAGGACGTCGTTCACCACGCCCTACGTCACCGACCCCGAGCACCGCTCGTCGGTCATCGGCACCATCGACTTCGAGGACTCCATCGACGCCGCCCAGGTGGCGAAGGTGCTGCGCGCCAACGGCATCGTCGACACCGAGCCCTACCGCAAGCTCGGCCGCAACCAGCTCCGGATCGCGATGTACCCCGCCGTCGACCCGGCCGACGTCGAGCAGCTCACCCGGTCGATCGACTGGGTCGTCGAGAACCTCTGA
- a CDS encoding protealysin inhibitor emfourin, with protein MGTTHMHPDPAPRHGFVPPWLLERIGNDHAADDAGMRARRSRLSAGFERRMPVLEGGAAWTVHDAWGTTSLPGTPIRAEGEPEANDVAVNEAAAGISATLAMFREDFGRSSYDDKGAPVSLTVHYGRDYDNAFWDGQHLVFGDGDGRVFERFTKPVDVLAHEFAHAVIEHTAGLVYRSEPGALNESLADVFAACLKQRLLGQSAAEADWLIGAGLFMPSIGARGLRDMARPGTAFDDPVLGRDPQVGHMDDYIVTAEDSGGVHLNSGIPNRAFHLAAVAIGGSSLEGAGRIWYDALAGDGLGSTATFQDFAALTVARADRHADAVRTAWEQVGVTPDRRDPGSGRSSAPAPPEVVRVSRSGGFAGMTVTGAVALADCDPRSRELVERLDPEVAQGTPPEPDRFVYTFEVDGRPPVRVPEQRMTSELLELAQQVLGTHAR; from the coding sequence ATGGGCACCACGCACATGCACCCTGACCCGGCACCCCGCCACGGCTTCGTGCCGCCGTGGCTGCTCGAGCGGATCGGCAACGACCACGCCGCTGACGATGCGGGCATGAGGGCGCGCCGGTCCCGGCTCTCGGCAGGTTTCGAGCGGCGCATGCCGGTGCTCGAGGGCGGTGCCGCCTGGACCGTCCACGACGCCTGGGGGACCACGAGCCTGCCCGGCACGCCGATCCGGGCCGAGGGCGAGCCGGAGGCCAACGACGTCGCGGTCAACGAGGCTGCCGCGGGCATCAGTGCGACCCTCGCGATGTTCCGGGAGGACTTCGGGCGGTCGTCGTACGACGACAAGGGCGCCCCCGTCTCCCTCACCGTCCACTACGGCCGCGACTACGACAACGCGTTCTGGGACGGCCAGCACCTCGTCTTCGGCGACGGGGACGGCAGGGTGTTCGAGCGCTTCACCAAGCCGGTCGACGTGCTCGCCCACGAGTTCGCCCACGCGGTCATCGAGCACACGGCCGGGCTCGTCTACCGCAGCGAGCCCGGAGCGCTCAACGAGTCGCTCGCCGACGTGTTCGCCGCCTGCCTCAAGCAGCGCCTGCTCGGGCAGTCCGCCGCCGAGGCCGACTGGTTGATCGGCGCAGGACTGTTCATGCCCTCGATCGGGGCCCGGGGCCTGCGCGACATGGCCCGCCCCGGCACCGCCTTCGACGACCCGGTCCTGGGTCGGGACCCCCAGGTCGGCCACATGGACGACTACATCGTCACCGCCGAGGACAGCGGCGGCGTCCACCTCAACTCCGGCATCCCCAACCGCGCCTTCCACCTGGCCGCGGTGGCCATCGGCGGCTCGTCCCTCGAGGGCGCCGGACGCATCTGGTACGACGCCCTCGCCGGCGACGGCCTCGGCTCCACCGCGACCTTCCAGGACTTCGCGGCCCTCACCGTGGCGCGCGCCGACCGCCACGCCGACGCTGTCAGGACCGCGTGGGAGCAGGTGGGCGTGACGCCCGACCGTCGCGATCCCGGCTCGGGTCGTTCCTCGGCCCCTGCGCCGCCGGAGGTCGTCCGGGTGAGCCGGTCCGGCGGCTTCGCGGGCATGACCGTGACCGGGGCGGTGGCGCTCGCCGACTGCGACCCCCGCTCCCGCGAGCTGGTCGAGCGGCTGGACCCCGAGGTCGCGCAGGGCACGCCGCCCGAGCCCGACAGGTTCGTCTACACCTTCGAGGTGGACGGCCGGCCGCCCGTGCGGGTCCCCGAGCAGCGCATGACCAGCGAGCTCCTGGAGCTGGCGCAGCAGGTGCTGGGCACGCACGCCAGATGA
- a CDS encoding GNAT family N-acetyltransferase yields the protein MELTIERVALTHPEVTPLVEAVQGFYVERYGTPDEAPIDPTEFEDPVGQFYLGRLDGRPVATGAWRRSTVVALGGGRSAEVKRMYVAPAAQGLGVARRMLAHIEETAAAAGIDVLVLETGLRQHEAISLYASSGFEPIPGFGYYRGSELSRCFGKRLS from the coding sequence ATGGAGCTCACCATCGAAAGGGTCGCCCTCACCCATCCCGAGGTCACGCCTCTGGTCGAGGCCGTGCAGGGGTTCTACGTGGAGCGGTACGGCACCCCCGACGAGGCGCCCATCGACCCCACCGAGTTCGAGGACCCGGTCGGGCAGTTCTACCTCGGCCGCCTCGACGGACGTCCGGTCGCGACCGGCGCCTGGCGACGCAGCACGGTCGTCGCCCTGGGTGGCGGTCGCAGCGCCGAGGTGAAGCGGATGTACGTCGCCCCGGCGGCGCAGGGCCTCGGTGTCGCCCGACGGATGCTCGCCCACATCGAGGAGACCGCGGCGGCCGCCGGCATCGACGTACTCGTGCTGGAGACCGGCCTCCGGCAGCACGAGGCGATCTCGCTCTACGCCTCCTCGGGCTTCGAGCCCATCCCGGGCTTCGGCTACTACCGCGGCTCCGAGCTCAGCAGGTGCTTCGGCAAACGTCTATCGTGA
- the pdxH gene encoding pyridoxamine 5'-phosphate oxidase, with product MDGTTGEEGSRAVDFAALRADYARGGLDVPDLAPDPFAMFRRWLDQAIAAGVHEPNALVLSTASAQGVPSSRMVLLKGLSEQGFVFFTNSESRKGRELAAQPACALLFPWHPLERQVRVEGTATPLGEAEVAAYFASRPRGAQLGAWASPQSRPVGSRAELAAAYAKVEERFAGTDVPVPPQWGGYVVAPEAVEFWQGRPGRMHDRLVYQRSGPGWDVVRLAP from the coding sequence ATGGACGGGACAACGGGGGAAGAGGGGTCGCGCGCCGTCGACTTCGCGGCGCTGCGGGCGGACTATGCGCGGGGCGGCCTCGACGTGCCCGACCTCGCACCCGACCCGTTCGCGATGTTCCGCCGCTGGCTCGATCAGGCGATCGCGGCAGGCGTGCACGAGCCCAACGCCCTCGTCCTGTCGACGGCATCCGCCCAGGGCGTGCCGTCTTCGCGGATGGTGCTGCTCAAGGGCCTCTCGGAGCAGGGGTTCGTCTTCTTCACCAACAGCGAGTCGCGCAAGGGCCGCGAGCTCGCAGCCCAGCCGGCCTGTGCCCTGCTGTTCCCCTGGCACCCCCTGGAGCGGCAGGTGCGGGTCGAGGGCACGGCGACACCGCTCGGCGAGGCCGAGGTGGCGGCCTACTTCGCCAGCCGCCCGCGCGGCGCCCAGCTGGGGGCATGGGCCTCCCCGCAGTCGCGGCCGGTCGGCTCGCGGGCGGAGCTGGCGGCGGCCTACGCGAAGGTGGAGGAGCGCTTCGCCGGCACCGACGTCCCCGTGCCCCCGCAGTGGGGCGGCTACGTCGTCGCGCCGGAGGCCGTGGAGTTCTGGCAGGGGCGGCCGGGGCGGATGCACGACCGGCTGGTCTACCAGCGGTCGGGGCCGGGCTGGGACGTCGTACGCCTGGCTCCCTGA
- a CDS encoding HNH endonuclease signature motif containing protein, with amino-acid sequence MTSSTTSAGPVPARPVLEGLSSSQLLTHASEIEQLSRHVEVARLEVALEWAIAHPVVVETSSSVLEAPDQLGGVGTPQVAAFATDTLAVAMSVPSVAASHLVADVLDLSFRLPLLWDLTRALRIPASRARRVAAATRELSVEGAEWVDRQVVAVAGRVSTAQLDRIVAHAVAQFDPDALKDREARARDTWGVDLDHPTSGDYAGTSTLTARGDSLDLARFHDVVNAEADTLSALGDTDSLGQRQAKALGVIAAQQAALDLTGLLGGEQPDAEPSHCERVAVRARALTRSQAKVKLHLHASLPDLLTRDHDDLVGTADTLGPATLARIREWVGHARVTVVPVLHVAADDSWTVDRHDPPPRMAEMVRLRDETCVFPRCGRHARGCDLDHIDPYDTGPPDDAGPTTPANLAPLCRRHHRAKTSGAWSYQRLAPGTYLWTGPAGITTLVTPDDVTDL; translated from the coding sequence ATGACCTCCTCCACCACCAGCGCCGGCCCGGTGCCGGCGCGTCCGGTGCTGGAGGGGTTGAGCAGCAGCCAGCTGTTGACTCACGCGAGCGAGATCGAGCAGCTGTCGCGGCACGTCGAGGTGGCCCGCCTGGAGGTCGCGCTGGAGTGGGCGATCGCCCACCCGGTTGTGGTCGAGACGTCGTCGTCGGTGCTGGAGGCTCCTGACCAGCTTGGCGGGGTGGGGACTCCGCAGGTGGCTGCGTTCGCGACCGACACCCTCGCGGTAGCGATGTCGGTGCCGTCGGTGGCTGCCTCGCACCTGGTTGCTGATGTGTTGGACCTGTCGTTCCGGCTCCCGCTGCTGTGGGACCTGACCCGTGCGCTGCGGATCCCTGCGTCGCGTGCGCGTCGGGTGGCGGCCGCGACGCGTGAGCTCTCGGTCGAGGGGGCGGAGTGGGTGGACCGCCAGGTTGTTGCGGTGGCCGGTCGGGTGTCGACCGCGCAGTTGGACCGGATCGTCGCCCACGCCGTCGCCCAGTTCGACCCCGACGCCTTGAAGGACCGCGAGGCTCGCGCCCGTGACACCTGGGGTGTCGACCTCGACCACCCCACATCCGGTGACTACGCGGGCACGTCCACCCTGACTGCGCGCGGCGACTCCCTGGACCTGGCCCGTTTCCACGACGTCGTCAACGCCGAGGCCGACACCTTGTCTGCCCTAGGTGACACCGACAGCCTTGGGCAGCGGCAGGCCAAGGCGCTGGGCGTGATCGCGGCCCAGCAGGCCGCGCTCGACCTCACCGGCCTCCTCGGCGGCGAGCAGCCCGACGCAGAGCCCTCGCACTGTGAGCGCGTAGCCGTTCGGGCCAGGGCGCTGACCCGGTCCCAGGCCAAGGTGAAGCTTCACCTGCACGCTTCCCTGCCCGACCTCCTCACCCGTGATCACGACGACTTGGTCGGCACTGCTGACACCCTCGGCCCCGCCACGCTAGCGAGGATCCGGGAGTGGGTTGGCCATGCCCGCGTCACGGTCGTCCCGGTCCTCCACGTCGCCGCCGACGACTCCTGGACCGTCGACCGGCACGACCCTCCGCCCCGGATGGCCGAGATGGTCCGTCTGCGCGACGAGACGTGCGTCTTCCCGCGCTGCGGCCGCCACGCCCGAGGCTGCGACCTCGACCACATCGATCCCTATGACACCGGCCCGCCAGACGACGCCGGGCCTACCACCCCGGCCAACCTCGCACCCTTGTGCAGGCGCCACCACCGAGCCAAGACCTCCGGCGCCTGGTCCTACCAACGCCTCGCACCCGGCACCTACCTGTGGACCGGGCCCGCCGGCATCACCACCCTCGTCACCCCTGACGACGTCACCGACCTCTGA
- the typA gene encoding translational GTPase TypA, whose amino-acid sequence MSMQRSDIRNVAIVAHVDHGKTTLVDAMLRQGGAFTAHQAEGVAERVMDSGDLEREKGITILAKNTAIHYAGAAAEGKPMTINIIDTPGHADFGGEVERGLSMVDGIVLLVDASEGPLPQTRFVLGKALNADMPVILVVNKTDRSDARIAEVVDETYELFMDLLDESHSQDALDFPVVYASGKAGIASLEQPANGENPDGTDLEPLFKTILETIPAPEYDEGAPLQAHVTNLDSSPFLGRLALLRIHQGTLKKGQTVAWMRRDGTNKNVRITELLITEGLERVPGESAGPGDIVAIAGIPEITIGETLADAENPIALPLIHVDEPAISMTIGTNTSPLVGKVKGSKVTARLVKDRLDAELVGNVSLRVLPTERPDAWEVQGRGELALAILVEQMRREGFELTVGKPQVVTKEIDGKVHEPYERLTIDAPEEYLGTITELLATRKGRMEQMTNHGTGWVRMEFVVPARGLIGFRTEFLTDTRGTGIAHHISAGYQPWAGEIRSRNSGSLVADRKGAATAYAMTSLQERGVMFVEPTTEVYEGMIVGENSRADDMDVNITKEKQQTNIRSATSDNFEKLIPPRKLSLEQCLEFCREDECVEVTPESVRIRKVVLDANARAKTASQARKASK is encoded by the coding sequence ATGTCCATGCAGCGCTCCGACATCCGCAACGTGGCGATCGTCGCCCACGTCGACCACGGCAAGACCACGCTGGTCGACGCCATGCTCCGCCAGGGCGGCGCCTTCACCGCGCACCAGGCCGAGGGCGTGGCCGAACGCGTCATGGACTCCGGTGACCTCGAGCGCGAGAAGGGCATCACCATCCTCGCCAAGAACACCGCGATCCACTACGCCGGTGCCGCCGCGGAGGGCAAGCCGATGACGATCAACATCATCGACACCCCCGGTCACGCCGACTTCGGTGGCGAGGTCGAGCGCGGGTTGTCCATGGTCGACGGCATCGTGCTGCTCGTCGACGCATCCGAGGGCCCGCTCCCGCAGACGCGCTTCGTGCTGGGCAAGGCGCTCAACGCCGACATGCCGGTGATCCTCGTCGTCAACAAGACCGACCGCAGCGACGCCCGCATCGCCGAGGTCGTGGACGAGACCTACGAGCTGTTCATGGACCTGCTCGACGAGTCCCACAGCCAGGACGCGCTGGACTTCCCGGTGGTCTACGCCTCGGGCAAGGCCGGCATCGCCTCCCTCGAGCAGCCTGCCAACGGCGAGAACCCCGACGGCACCGACCTCGAGCCGCTCTTCAAGACGATCCTCGAGACCATCCCCGCGCCGGAGTACGACGAGGGCGCGCCGCTGCAGGCCCACGTCACCAACCTCGACTCCTCGCCGTTCCTGGGCCGCCTCGCGCTGCTGCGCATCCACCAGGGCACCCTCAAGAAGGGCCAGACCGTCGCCTGGATGAGGCGTGACGGCACCAACAAGAACGTCCGGATCACCGAGCTGCTCATCACCGAGGGCCTCGAGCGCGTGCCCGGCGAGTCGGCCGGCCCCGGCGACATCGTCGCCATCGCGGGGATCCCCGAGATCACGATCGGCGAGACCCTGGCCGACGCCGAGAACCCCATCGCCCTGCCGCTGATCCACGTCGACGAGCCGGCGATCTCGATGACCATCGGCACCAACACCTCGCCGCTCGTCGGCAAGGTCAAGGGCTCCAAGGTCACCGCCCGCCTCGTCAAGGACCGCCTCGACGCCGAGCTCGTCGGCAACGTCTCGCTGCGTGTCCTGCCGACCGAGCGACCCGACGCGTGGGAGGTGCAGGGCCGCGGCGAGCTGGCGCTGGCCATCCTCGTCGAGCAGATGCGCCGCGAGGGCTTCGAGCTCACCGTCGGCAAGCCGCAGGTCGTCACCAAGGAGATCGACGGCAAGGTCCACGAGCCCTACGAGCGCCTGACGATCGACGCCCCCGAGGAGTACCTCGGCACGATCACCGAGCTGCTCGCCACCCGCAAGGGCCGCATGGAGCAGATGACCAACCACGGCACCGGCTGGGTCCGGATGGAGTTCGTCGTGCCGGCGCGCGGGCTGATCGGCTTCCGCACCGAGTTCCTCACCGACACCCGCGGCACGGGCATCGCCCACCACATCTCCGCGGGCTACCAGCCGTGGGCCGGCGAGATCCGCTCGCGCAACTCCGGCTCCCTGGTGGCCGACCGCAAGGGCGCGGCGACGGCGTACGCCATGACCTCGCTCCAGGAGCGCGGCGTCATGTTCGTCGAGCCGACCACCGAGGTCTACGAGGGCATGATCGTCGGCGAGAACTCCCGCGCCGACGACATGGACGTCAACATCACCAAGGAGAAGCAGCAGACCAACATCCGGTCCGCCACCTCCGACAACTTCGAGAAGCTCATCCCGCCGCGCAAGCTCTCCCTCGAGCAGTGCCTGGAGTTTTGCCGCGAGGATGAGTGCGTCGAGGTCACCCCCGAGTCGGTCCGCATCCGCAAGGTCGTCCTCGACGCCAACGCGCGCGCCAAGACGGCCTCGCAGGCGCGCAAGGCCAGCAAGTAG